In Chrysoperla carnea chromosome 2, inChrCarn1.1, whole genome shotgun sequence, the following proteins share a genomic window:
- the LOC123293194 gene encoding dual specificity protein kinase splB isoform X2 codes for MRGQLLILTFGLAILFHGATSSRSENKNGTQAVFNKGRRLTKNEILEMAKTMGAVNYEEFSASLSSSASDEDYSKNGHLNNTSNESSNVSIRRQRAAGAIDRSLSNEQNYDDSNGVMGKPGRDFPVLTHIPKTKFSCRRLKSGYYADLDTDCQVFHICDNGRKISFLCPNGTIFRQNDQICDWWFKVECQNGASLISSASNEESSIERSSRRLAITKRPVESQQRDLSNINFNDSDELVSFEASTYQKPVPYQQIPSEQKSSYQNTNEQKTEYENRQSNQHSSSFQIFNQQFGSSTTNPTTQSTLRFTNSHHQSRTLFSTTTPLPQSENVNTPKPFIPKYQPISNIRNRTRTSKFVGDNNRKSNEAQVPAESASFTANSNKRYYQQGVINRQSSNSIIEQKSQTSSNSSKDFTRNNAFASNTSNNKTQSTSSNQSVNYSKSTRKYTRRPFGRYSSKVRQNVTTTTTPANNEFRFNESFALFTSTSAPLAQTTINSSVGGHFVTFTFPTQAPSRKQTPQRHVFSEPVVESTEPTTPYVTPKIDGLYSKVTKSYGEVQTTEITPELFRLNLNPETTTPFFAFPPLPANISDPTIFSPENTIDLFTTTEKPKYSPSVTKYSPTVPTITPKPSGRSLGTTPANVIQNDIAAENAIRMLHTLDEVVDEVDLDEPQGTPPRPGLKIPPSSSPDTLHSLAVYFASASNQDQQNVKSENTEETTETRADFDSSSLLTKSTLEQYNQLFTSSKASLKTESEENNDEQNILKEIDLDYQQSQGLVQSDHQNNIENVNATNIRKLARVFTHALSEYLKDPETFRKVLTEIRPKEPSENNVDSSVPTTTIFTDHPSITKEEGEVLDFSDVVKTTPRSNRYYQQSTEAPPTTTLDLLNPLAVQLNKEFQIYDSQNYGSRESNETSSDSIEEDYFPVNYDAKKETPSPYGKGLQPNNSKPLNANEYRDSSTTEEPFTSTVSLDARNKFFIPDDLNNLANIRVNDQLYSNGAKQLSKTENNDENLQIAFSQSFVNNRNNLERSAKNQNFQIIVTTTDLPTTTEQPSTTTISQAETTTYASESTSYYPYYDQYDSTTTQQTTTQEITEKLPENHWSNNPEISRFLQQTVTLDPNVINELITTSTGNSNDESTTVSQTTSEPTSTTVESTTVSGEIIQTTTEAKLNSGEEIVSLAESNDLRKGKSYSKTEDGVLTQQFVLNLPSEPMEKQMESAKMMFGSLNTTSQNIIMEKMKHADSNKSVRKLILLLISTCDLNHNRTLEHARQAILNALINVKLDDSDENNYEGSVAEDRMDNFEDLDTFATGEGETNFNFNPISSTTSTTTTQRPKNRFEVTTYKNVDFILPSRNAKKIEENSSHKNNVPTESPPTYHSSYTTTDRIDHNLDLLPEVESNSDKRALELLRSLYSLASRWARK; via the exons gtCTTGCAATTTTATTTCACGGTGCTACGTCATCACGATCTGAG AACAAAAATGGAACTCAAGCAGTTTTCAATAAAGGTCGACGTttaactaaaaatgaaatccTTGAAATGGCTAAAACTATGGGTGCAGTGAATTATGAAGAATTTTCAGCATCATTAAGTAGTTCAGCATCGGATGaagattattcaaaaaatggTCATTTAAATAACACAAGTAATGAGTCATCGAATGTATCCATACGAAGACAACGAGCAGCTGGAGCAATTGATCGATCGTTATCGAATGAACAAAACTACGATGATTCAAACG GTGTTATGGGCAAACCTGGGCGAGATTTTCCTGTTTTAACTCATATTCCAAAAACCAAATTCTCTTGTCGGCGACTAAAAAGCGGTTATTATGCAGATTTAGATACAGATTGTCAA gtcTTTCATATTTGTGACAATGGtcgtaaaatttcatttttatgtccaaatggtacaattttccgacaaaatgatcaaatttgtgaTTGGTGGTTTAAAGTTGAATGTCAAAATGGTGCATCCTTAATATCATCCGCTTCGAATGAAGAATCTAGTATTGAACGTAGTTCGCGACGATTAGCAATTACAAAACGTCCTGTAGAAAGCCAACAGCGAGATTTATCCAACATCAATTTTAACGATAGCGATGAATTAGTATCGTTTGAAGCATCCACATATCAGAAACCAGTTCCATATCAACAAATACCCTCAGAACAAAAATCAAGTTACCAAAATACAAATGAACAAAAAACTGAGTACGAAAACCGTCAATCTAATCAACATTCATCAagctttcaaatatttaatcaacAATTTGGTAGTTCCACAACAAATCCAACTACTCAATCAACTTTACGATTCACTAATAGTCATCATCAAAGtcgaactttattttcaacaaccACTCCACTTCCGCAAAGTGAAAATGTAAACACTCCAAAACCTTTTATACCAAAATATCAACCAATTTCAAACATACGTAATAGAACTCGTACATCGAAATTTGTTGGAGACAATAACAGAAAATCGAATGAGGCTCAAGTACCTGCAGAAAGTGCATCTTTTACAGCAAATTCAAACAAACGATACTACCAACAAGGTGTAATAAATCGTCAATCTTCTAATAGTATAATTGAACAAAAGTCCCAAACTTCTAGTAATAGCAGTAAAGATTTTACTAGGAATAATGCATTTGCATCCAAtacttcaaataataaaacgCAATCAACATCGTCTAATCAGTCAGTCAATTATTCAAAATCCACTAGAAAATATACAAGACGTCCATTTGGTCGATATTCTTCGAAGGTGCGACAAAATGTAACTACCACAACAACACCCGCAAATAATGAATTTAGATTTAATGAAAGTTTTGCTCTCTTCACTTCAACTAGTGCACCATTAGCTCAAACAACTATAAATTCAAGCGTCGGTGGTCATTTTGTTACATTTACATTCCCAACGCAAGCCCCATCAAGAAAACAAACACCACAACGGCATGTTTTCAGTGAACCAGTTGTCGAAAGTACTGAACCAACAACTCCATATGTTACACCAAAAATCGATGGCTTATATTCCAAAGTAACAAAATCTTACGGGGAAGTACAAACTACTGAAATTACACCAGAGTTATTCCGTTTAAATCTAAATCCTGAAACAACTACGCCATTTTTCGCATTCCCTCCTTTGCCAGCAAACATTTCTGATCCAACAATATTCTCTCCAGAAAATACTATTGATCTATTTACTACGACAGAAAAGCCAAAATATTCTCCATCTGTTACAAAATACTCACCAACTGTTCCAACAATAACACCCAAACCTTCGGGTCGTTCATTAGGTACAACGCCAGCCAATGTGATTCAAAATGACATAGCAGCAGAAAATGCAATTCGTATGTTACATACTTTGGATGAAGTTGTTGATGAAGTTGATTTAGACGAACCACAAGGTACTCCACCACGTCCAGGTTTAAAAATTCCACCATCATCCAGTCCAGACACTTTGCATTCATTAGCTGTATACTTTGCCTCCGCATCAAATCAAGATCAACAAAATGTAAAATCCGAAAACACAGAAGAAACAACCGAAACTAGAGCTGACTTTGATTCGTCCAGTCTTTTAACGAAATCCACACTCGAACAgtacaatcaattatttaccAGTTCAAAGGCATCCTTAAAAACTGAGAGTGAGGAGAATAATGATGAACAAAATATTCTGAAAGAAATCGATTTAGACTACCAACAATCTCAGGGCTTGGTGCAATCCGATCATCAAAACAACATTGAAAATGTTAATGCAACGAATATTCGAAAATTGGCACGTGTATTTACACATGCGCTAAGTGAATATCTGAAGGATCCCGAAACATTTAGAAAAGTATTAACAGAAATTCGACCCAAAGAACCATCTGAAAACAATGTTGACTCGTCAGTACCAACAACTACTATTTTCACTGATCATCCATCGATAACAAAAGAAGAAGGGGAAGTTTTAGACTTTTCAGATGTTGTAAAGACCACACCAAGAAGTAATCGATATTATCAACAATCTACAGAAGCCCCGCCAACCACCACACTAGACTTATTAAATCCATTGGCTGTACAATTAAACAAGGAGTTCCAAATTTATGATTCGCAAAATTATGGATCACGTGAAAGTAATGAAACAAGTAGTGATTCCATCGAAGAGGATTATTTCCCTGTAAATTACGATGCCAAAAAAGAGACTCCATCTCCATATGGAAAAGGCTTACAACCTAATAACAGCAAACCACTGAATGCAAATGAGTACCGTGATTCATCGACCACAGAAGAACCATTTACTTCCACTGTATCTCTAGAtgcaagaaataaatttttcattccaGATGATTTAAATAACTTAGCAAATATTCGCGTGAACGATCAATTGTATTCGAATGGAGCCAAACAATTGagcaaaactgaaaataatgatgaaaatttacaaattgcCTTTAGCCAGTCATTTGTaaataatcgaaataatttAGAACGTTCGgctaaaaaccaaaatttccaaattattgTTACAACAACAGATTTGCCCACAACTACAGAGCAGCCTTCAACTACAACGATTTCGCAAGCGGAAACCACTACTTATGCATCAGAATCCACTTCATATTACCCATATTACGATCAATATGATTCGACAACAACGCAGCAAACAACTACTCAAGAAATCACAGAAAAATTACCAGAGAATCATTGGTCAAACAACCCTGAAATTAGTCGATTTTTACAACAAACTGTTACTTTAGACCCAAATGTAATTAATGAATTGATTACAACATCCACAGGTAATTCCAATGATGAATCCACAACGGTGTCGCAAACTACGAGTGAACCAACGTCTACAACTGTTGAATCCACCACAGTTTCTGGCGAAATTATACAAACAACAACGGAAGCAAAATTAAACAGCGGAGAAGAAATTGTGTCGCTAGCAGAATCAAATGATTTACGTAAAGGCAAGTCATACAGTAAAACTGAAGACGGTGTGCTAACCCAACAATTTGTTCTGAATTTACCCAGCGAACCAATGGAAAAACAAATGGAAAGTGCTAAAATGATGTTTGGTTCATTGAATACAACCagtcaaaatataattatggaaaaaatgaAACACGCTGATAGTAATAAATCAGtacgaaaattaatattattacttatttcaaCATGCGATTTAAATCATAATCGAACACTCGAACATGCTCGACAAGCAATTTTGAATGCATTAATTAACGTGAAATTAGATGATTCTGACGAGAATAATTACGAAGGCAGTGTTGCTGAAGATCGAATGGACAATTTCGAAGATTTAGACACTTTTGCAACCGGCGAAGgagaaacaaatttcaattttaacccAATTTCATCTACAACAAGTACCACAACAACTCAACGGCCAAAGAATCGTTTTGAAGTGAccacatacaaaaatgttgattttattttaccatcacgaaatgcgaaaaaaatcgaagaaaattcgagtcataaaaataatgttcCTACTGAATCACCCCCAACGTATCATTCCTCATATACTACCACAGATCGTATTGATCATAATTTAGATTTATTACCAGAAGTTGAAAGTAATTCAGATAAGCGTGCGTTAGAATTATTAAGATCTTTGTACAGTTTAGCATCACGGTGGGCTAGAAAATAA
- the LOC123293194 gene encoding dual specificity protein kinase splB isoform X1, whose product MRGQLLILTFGLAILFHGATSSRSENKNGTQAVFNKGRRLTKNEILEMAKTMGAVNYEEFSASLSSSASDEDYSKNGHLNNTSNESSNVSIRRQRAAGAIDRSLSNEQNYDDSNGSGSNEFRSYHGVMGKPGRDFPVLTHIPKTKFSCRRLKSGYYADLDTDCQVFHICDNGRKISFLCPNGTIFRQNDQICDWWFKVECQNGASLISSASNEESSIERSSRRLAITKRPVESQQRDLSNINFNDSDELVSFEASTYQKPVPYQQIPSEQKSSYQNTNEQKTEYENRQSNQHSSSFQIFNQQFGSSTTNPTTQSTLRFTNSHHQSRTLFSTTTPLPQSENVNTPKPFIPKYQPISNIRNRTRTSKFVGDNNRKSNEAQVPAESASFTANSNKRYYQQGVINRQSSNSIIEQKSQTSSNSSKDFTRNNAFASNTSNNKTQSTSSNQSVNYSKSTRKYTRRPFGRYSSKVRQNVTTTTTPANNEFRFNESFALFTSTSAPLAQTTINSSVGGHFVTFTFPTQAPSRKQTPQRHVFSEPVVESTEPTTPYVTPKIDGLYSKVTKSYGEVQTTEITPELFRLNLNPETTTPFFAFPPLPANISDPTIFSPENTIDLFTTTEKPKYSPSVTKYSPTVPTITPKPSGRSLGTTPANVIQNDIAAENAIRMLHTLDEVVDEVDLDEPQGTPPRPGLKIPPSSSPDTLHSLAVYFASASNQDQQNVKSENTEETTETRADFDSSSLLTKSTLEQYNQLFTSSKASLKTESEENNDEQNILKEIDLDYQQSQGLVQSDHQNNIENVNATNIRKLARVFTHALSEYLKDPETFRKVLTEIRPKEPSENNVDSSVPTTTIFTDHPSITKEEGEVLDFSDVVKTTPRSNRYYQQSTEAPPTTTLDLLNPLAVQLNKEFQIYDSQNYGSRESNETSSDSIEEDYFPVNYDAKKETPSPYGKGLQPNNSKPLNANEYRDSSTTEEPFTSTVSLDARNKFFIPDDLNNLANIRVNDQLYSNGAKQLSKTENNDENLQIAFSQSFVNNRNNLERSAKNQNFQIIVTTTDLPTTTEQPSTTTISQAETTTYASESTSYYPYYDQYDSTTTQQTTTQEITEKLPENHWSNNPEISRFLQQTVTLDPNVINELITTSTGNSNDESTTVSQTTSEPTSTTVESTTVSGEIIQTTTEAKLNSGEEIVSLAESNDLRKGKSYSKTEDGVLTQQFVLNLPSEPMEKQMESAKMMFGSLNTTSQNIIMEKMKHADSNKSVRKLILLLISTCDLNHNRTLEHARQAILNALINVKLDDSDENNYEGSVAEDRMDNFEDLDTFATGEGETNFNFNPISSTTSTTTTQRPKNRFEVTTYKNVDFILPSRNAKKIEENSSHKNNVPTESPPTYHSSYTTTDRIDHNLDLLPEVESNSDKRALELLRSLYSLASRWARK is encoded by the exons gtCTTGCAATTTTATTTCACGGTGCTACGTCATCACGATCTGAG AACAAAAATGGAACTCAAGCAGTTTTCAATAAAGGTCGACGTttaactaaaaatgaaatccTTGAAATGGCTAAAACTATGGGTGCAGTGAATTATGAAGAATTTTCAGCATCATTAAGTAGTTCAGCATCGGATGaagattattcaaaaaatggTCATTTAAATAACACAAGTAATGAGTCATCGAATGTATCCATACGAAGACAACGAGCAGCTGGAGCAATTGATCGATCGTTATCGAATGAACAAAACTACGATGATTCAAACGGTAGTGGAAGCAATGAATTTCGATCTTATCACG GTGTTATGGGCAAACCTGGGCGAGATTTTCCTGTTTTAACTCATATTCCAAAAACCAAATTCTCTTGTCGGCGACTAAAAAGCGGTTATTATGCAGATTTAGATACAGATTGTCAA gtcTTTCATATTTGTGACAATGGtcgtaaaatttcatttttatgtccaaatggtacaattttccgacaaaatgatcaaatttgtgaTTGGTGGTTTAAAGTTGAATGTCAAAATGGTGCATCCTTAATATCATCCGCTTCGAATGAAGAATCTAGTATTGAACGTAGTTCGCGACGATTAGCAATTACAAAACGTCCTGTAGAAAGCCAACAGCGAGATTTATCCAACATCAATTTTAACGATAGCGATGAATTAGTATCGTTTGAAGCATCCACATATCAGAAACCAGTTCCATATCAACAAATACCCTCAGAACAAAAATCAAGTTACCAAAATACAAATGAACAAAAAACTGAGTACGAAAACCGTCAATCTAATCAACATTCATCAagctttcaaatatttaatcaacAATTTGGTAGTTCCACAACAAATCCAACTACTCAATCAACTTTACGATTCACTAATAGTCATCATCAAAGtcgaactttattttcaacaaccACTCCACTTCCGCAAAGTGAAAATGTAAACACTCCAAAACCTTTTATACCAAAATATCAACCAATTTCAAACATACGTAATAGAACTCGTACATCGAAATTTGTTGGAGACAATAACAGAAAATCGAATGAGGCTCAAGTACCTGCAGAAAGTGCATCTTTTACAGCAAATTCAAACAAACGATACTACCAACAAGGTGTAATAAATCGTCAATCTTCTAATAGTATAATTGAACAAAAGTCCCAAACTTCTAGTAATAGCAGTAAAGATTTTACTAGGAATAATGCATTTGCATCCAAtacttcaaataataaaacgCAATCAACATCGTCTAATCAGTCAGTCAATTATTCAAAATCCACTAGAAAATATACAAGACGTCCATTTGGTCGATATTCTTCGAAGGTGCGACAAAATGTAACTACCACAACAACACCCGCAAATAATGAATTTAGATTTAATGAAAGTTTTGCTCTCTTCACTTCAACTAGTGCACCATTAGCTCAAACAACTATAAATTCAAGCGTCGGTGGTCATTTTGTTACATTTACATTCCCAACGCAAGCCCCATCAAGAAAACAAACACCACAACGGCATGTTTTCAGTGAACCAGTTGTCGAAAGTACTGAACCAACAACTCCATATGTTACACCAAAAATCGATGGCTTATATTCCAAAGTAACAAAATCTTACGGGGAAGTACAAACTACTGAAATTACACCAGAGTTATTCCGTTTAAATCTAAATCCTGAAACAACTACGCCATTTTTCGCATTCCCTCCTTTGCCAGCAAACATTTCTGATCCAACAATATTCTCTCCAGAAAATACTATTGATCTATTTACTACGACAGAAAAGCCAAAATATTCTCCATCTGTTACAAAATACTCACCAACTGTTCCAACAATAACACCCAAACCTTCGGGTCGTTCATTAGGTACAACGCCAGCCAATGTGATTCAAAATGACATAGCAGCAGAAAATGCAATTCGTATGTTACATACTTTGGATGAAGTTGTTGATGAAGTTGATTTAGACGAACCACAAGGTACTCCACCACGTCCAGGTTTAAAAATTCCACCATCATCCAGTCCAGACACTTTGCATTCATTAGCTGTATACTTTGCCTCCGCATCAAATCAAGATCAACAAAATGTAAAATCCGAAAACACAGAAGAAACAACCGAAACTAGAGCTGACTTTGATTCGTCCAGTCTTTTAACGAAATCCACACTCGAACAgtacaatcaattatttaccAGTTCAAAGGCATCCTTAAAAACTGAGAGTGAGGAGAATAATGATGAACAAAATATTCTGAAAGAAATCGATTTAGACTACCAACAATCTCAGGGCTTGGTGCAATCCGATCATCAAAACAACATTGAAAATGTTAATGCAACGAATATTCGAAAATTGGCACGTGTATTTACACATGCGCTAAGTGAATATCTGAAGGATCCCGAAACATTTAGAAAAGTATTAACAGAAATTCGACCCAAAGAACCATCTGAAAACAATGTTGACTCGTCAGTACCAACAACTACTATTTTCACTGATCATCCATCGATAACAAAAGAAGAAGGGGAAGTTTTAGACTTTTCAGATGTTGTAAAGACCACACCAAGAAGTAATCGATATTATCAACAATCTACAGAAGCCCCGCCAACCACCACACTAGACTTATTAAATCCATTGGCTGTACAATTAAACAAGGAGTTCCAAATTTATGATTCGCAAAATTATGGATCACGTGAAAGTAATGAAACAAGTAGTGATTCCATCGAAGAGGATTATTTCCCTGTAAATTACGATGCCAAAAAAGAGACTCCATCTCCATATGGAAAAGGCTTACAACCTAATAACAGCAAACCACTGAATGCAAATGAGTACCGTGATTCATCGACCACAGAAGAACCATTTACTTCCACTGTATCTCTAGAtgcaagaaataaatttttcattccaGATGATTTAAATAACTTAGCAAATATTCGCGTGAACGATCAATTGTATTCGAATGGAGCCAAACAATTGagcaaaactgaaaataatgatgaaaatttacaaattgcCTTTAGCCAGTCATTTGTaaataatcgaaataatttAGAACGTTCGgctaaaaaccaaaatttccaaattattgTTACAACAACAGATTTGCCCACAACTACAGAGCAGCCTTCAACTACAACGATTTCGCAAGCGGAAACCACTACTTATGCATCAGAATCCACTTCATATTACCCATATTACGATCAATATGATTCGACAACAACGCAGCAAACAACTACTCAAGAAATCACAGAAAAATTACCAGAGAATCATTGGTCAAACAACCCTGAAATTAGTCGATTTTTACAACAAACTGTTACTTTAGACCCAAATGTAATTAATGAATTGATTACAACATCCACAGGTAATTCCAATGATGAATCCACAACGGTGTCGCAAACTACGAGTGAACCAACGTCTACAACTGTTGAATCCACCACAGTTTCTGGCGAAATTATACAAACAACAACGGAAGCAAAATTAAACAGCGGAGAAGAAATTGTGTCGCTAGCAGAATCAAATGATTTACGTAAAGGCAAGTCATACAGTAAAACTGAAGACGGTGTGCTAACCCAACAATTTGTTCTGAATTTACCCAGCGAACCAATGGAAAAACAAATGGAAAGTGCTAAAATGATGTTTGGTTCATTGAATACAACCagtcaaaatataattatggaaaaaatgaAACACGCTGATAGTAATAAATCAGtacgaaaattaatattattacttatttcaaCATGCGATTTAAATCATAATCGAACACTCGAACATGCTCGACAAGCAATTTTGAATGCATTAATTAACGTGAAATTAGATGATTCTGACGAGAATAATTACGAAGGCAGTGTTGCTGAAGATCGAATGGACAATTTCGAAGATTTAGACACTTTTGCAACCGGCGAAGgagaaacaaatttcaattttaacccAATTTCATCTACAACAAGTACCACAACAACTCAACGGCCAAAGAATCGTTTTGAAGTGAccacatacaaaaatgttgattttattttaccatcacgaaatgcgaaaaaaatcgaagaaaattcgagtcataaaaataatgttcCTACTGAATCACCCCCAACGTATCATTCCTCATATACTACCACAGATCGTATTGATCATAATTTAGATTTATTACCAGAAGTTGAAAGTAATTCAGATAAGCGTGCGTTAGAATTATTAAGATCTTTGTACAGTTTAGCATCACGGTGGGCTAGAAAATAA